AGGAAACAGCTGAGGTGCCTCCGTAATAAGGAAAGCAGAGTTCTCCGGAAGCAGCACGGTAGCTAGGTCATCAGGGGTAGACTGACTGCATCTGGATCCTACCTCTACTAGTCCCCAGCTGTGATTTCACACAGGCTACTTAATCCCTCTCTAGCTTAGTTTCCTTAGCTGCAAAGCAGGAACAGTATTACCACGGACCTGCTGTGAGAGTAAAGTGAGAGAATACCTGCAAAGTGTGTGGTATGTACCTAATATATTGTGAGAGCCCAGTGAACATTACCAGGTGAGAGGTAGGATGCAGGGTTGAATAGAGTTGTCCCTTCCATTTCAGAGGCAGGATATTTGAAAATAGGGGTGGAGACATGCAGCAGGGGTTTGGACATGAAGATCCAGAACCAGGGAGAACACTCAAGGCTAGAGATATTCAGGATTCCCTGGCACAGAAAAAATTACCATAGCTCTACAGGGAGATGAGACAAGAGTGTAGAAATTGGCCCAAAGAAACAATCGGACGAATCCAGAATATAGGACATTTGATAAGACAGCTGGCCTGGATACTTCAAAAAGTAAGTATCATGGGGGGAAAAATATAAAGGGGTTGTTCTAGACTAAAAGAGACTGAAGAGTCATAACCAAAAGTACTTTATGAACCTTGATTGggcttggtttaaaaaaaaaaagacaaaatgatgtTCTTGAGACAATTAGTGAATTTTGATTAAGGATGCTATATTAAAGGCTTTTGATTATATTCCCAGGTCTGATAATCATACTATAATCATGTAGAACAATGtctttgttcttaggaaatatatGCTAAAATACTTAAGGGTGAAATGTCATTATATACACCTATGCATGGGGgtgaaggaaaagtaaatatCGCAAAACCTTAAGTTGTTCAATCTGGGTAGAGGATATGTATCTGGGTATTCATTGTACTAGCCTTTCAACTTTTTCTGGATACTTGGAATTTAtcgatattttaaaaaatgagaaacaaagagGACGGAGGAAAAGCTGGGAACTAGTATACATCAGGAAACAGAATTCTTTGAAGTAAAAGCACGGTCCACTTCCCAAGAAAGGAATTTCAAAGGAAAGATCAAGCAAAATGaaggctgaaaaaaaaatcatcatatttGGTCATTAGGAGATTGTGGTGGCTTCAAAGGTTTCCGATGTAGCATGGAAAGCTGACCAGGAGTGAAGGAGTCAAAACTGGGAAGTGTAGGCAGCAAAGACTACCTGACCTTTTTGGGCTGAATCTTTCTTTTCAGTACAAGGGAGACTTGGGCATTGCTCAGGGAGAAGAgcctggggaaagggagggaatgaGACAGAGCGAGAATACTAACGCAGCAAAGACCCAGTAAATGAGGAAGAGGAATGGATTTAGACATGACAGGAAGATGTGGCCTTAGGTGGGAGGGATGCTTTCTCCTTTGGCCCAGAAGTGAGCACTGTGAAGACGTGGTGGGGAAGGAACCACCCTTCCCAGTGACTAGGGGATGAGGCGATGATGTCTTGCTGGCAAGCAAGCAGATGGAACGACTGAAAGAGGAGAAAGGTACCACACCTGCCACTGGGTCTGACCTGAAGGTAAGACGGCTGCCTAAGACGGGCTCCGGCTATTGGCTGGGcagtgtgggaggaggggagtaAAACGCGGGGCTCTCCAGGACTGCCCACGAAGCTCTAGCGATGAGGGGTAAAAAGCAGTTACAGAAACTAAAGGTCCCCTTTTCGGAACGTGGTGCTGGGCAGATTATGCATTAGGAAATGAGTGAGACTCCTTTGGGTAAACAGCTTTATCCTCACTGCCATGCACCCTCCACCTTGGGCCGCCTGGTGTATAGGCACATGGGGTGATAAGCCTTAGGTGTAGAAAGAAGCTTCTGTCCTTTCAAAATCGCCAGGCTCAGGTTCCCAGCCCTAAGTGGCCTTGGCACGGGGTGATCTGCGGTCATGGGACTGCTGGAGCACTCAGGTTTCCCCCGTGTGCCACCACATCCCTTGCACACCTGCCCACGAAAGGCCACCCAGGTACCAAAAATCCCCCTGAGGACGGGGTTTTTGACTCTGCTCTGGCTTCCAAAGTGCATCTCGCACTGAAGGTCAGCGTCGGTGGCGGGCGGGCCCGCATTTGGAGCTTCCGAGTCAGCAGAGGGCCGCGGGCCTGGATACTGCGCCAGCCAGGGGAGGCTGAGAGGTGCCTGGGCCTCGCGGCCCACACTCGGAGCTCAGGCGTGGGGTGGCGGAATAGCCAAACCCCTACAGGAGGACCTTCGTGATGACGCAGCCGTCCCTGTCGCCCTCGGGCTCCTCTTTGAGGGGCGCGGGCGGCGAGGCAGCGGGCCAGCCCATTGCGCCCTCTCGGAGGCTCAGCTCCCGCAGCCGCGCCTGTAGGGCCTCGCGCTCGGCCTGCAGCTCGCGGCGCGCCTGGGCCACGGCGCGCTCCTCCTCCCGcagcgcccgccgccgccgctccagGGCGCGCTCGCCCTGCTCCACGGCCGCCTCGCGCCGCTCCAGCTCCCGCTCGCGCCGGCTGCCGCGCACGGCCAGCGCGCCCATCTGCTCCAGCAGGCGCGCCCAGTCGCCCTCggcggggcagggcggcgggcagggcgcgGCGGGCGGCGAGCAGCGGGCAGCGCTCCCCTCCAGCTCCCGCCGGTGCGCGCTCCTCAGGTGCCGCCACAGCGCCGAGGTCCCCGCGTGGAAGCCCGGGCCGCGGCCCACCTGCTGCCCGCACAGGCGGCACGTGGCCCAGTGGCCCGACGCGTGTCCCGGGCGCGCGGGCGCCAGATGGAAGTACCCCCAGGCCTCGGAGTACGGCGCCCCCAGGCGGCCGGGAGGCGCCGGCGCCAGCCCCGGACTCGGCCCGCGGCTCTCCTCCATGGTCCCGCCAGCTCTTCACTCCGCATGCTGCAGCGCCTGCGTACCCGCGGGGAGAAGGGCGAGATGATGATCACAGTTCCTCCACACTCCTCCCGGGGAGTGAGCCTAGGAAGAAACCATGCCTCCCTCGATTTTATTACCGATAAAAATCCTACAGTTAGTTTGGGTAGATGTCTTGGTTTCCTTCTTATTATTCAGTATTGAttcctcagggaaaaaaaagtaaaaaatgtctaACCCTTCCTACACTAGGAATTCTCTTCAAAATCAGGTGGCTCCCAGGCTAACAAGTATTCATACTATTAGTGGGACCCCAAGCTTCTGGAACAAAAAGAACTAGCTAAATAAGTGCTGTATCTATATAATCGTTTTAACTAGCCTCCTTTgctttcttgtaaaaaaaaaagttactgtcTTCCCTTCAGAGTAGGAGCGAGGCTCGCTCTGTAGTCTTCTCTGAGTGTTGCAGAGCACACTTTCAAAACGAGCAGAAATAAAGCTTTGAGAATGCAAACtttgtttcttaaaaactttAGGAGCAGAAGGGCCTGTGGTAAACagccttttaaaaagctttcaatGACTATactttattaaagataaaatatctctgtttttaatcaatataaaaataatctacttATGAGAAAATTGGCTGTACTGAAAgccattaaaatgttttagaaatatgcACATTTAGGAAACAGCAATAGACAAAGCAGCATACTAAACTTTTACCTTTAAATTAGATGTTGGGCATGTCCCAAGGACCTTGGGGGTCCCTGTCATTGCCTCAGGGTTTCCAACCAACCCAAGTGCCAGGAGCAGAAACCATGCAGCATGACTCCTGAGGTCTGACGGATCATCCACGAAGCTAGGAGAAAATTCAGAGGACAGGCAGCAGAGTAAAAGAAATTCATTCAAACAGCCTTAAAGATAGATACTATAAATACTACTAGTGCCAAGTCTCTCTGGTGTTCTGGTTTTTTCCTGGCCCCTTTATAGATACCTGAggcataaaacaaataaaattagctTTATTGCTCATCTGAACTCAATATCCCCCTCTACATATTTGCAAGATACGAAGCTTGCTCGATACTTTTaactaaggaagaaaaataaataaaacaaatggtgTTTTTTTCCCTAACATAATATCTTTTGTTAAAGGCACCCAAACCATAATAGGATGACTATCATTGCAGTCTTTTCTATTAGGAAAACAACTCACTACTGCAATAATCTATCCCAAAACAAGGAGTGTAACAAAAGGTGAAGTTTATTCTTCAGGAAATAAGTTCACAAAAGACCCAATGTGTGATTCTAGACAAATTTGCTTTCAAAGTGAAAAACAAGAAGAGAACACAAGACAGACTCCTTGAGCTCTTCTGAGAACTTATCTCAGGGACAAAAATCAAGACCAGGCACAGTGAGATAGCCAATGTCTGTGTGTACTGTCAGGTTTTGAACCTGCAAAAGTGAAAATGATAAAGTTCCAGAATCTGTCTTGTTGAAAACAACTAGGAATGACTCAAGACAATGATGAGAACAGTAAAAATAAGCTGCTATAACAACACTAGCATTTGGTGTAAGCATTTAATTCAATTGTTAATAGTCTTGTTATAACTGTACTGTAATTTTCTAAACCTAATCTTTTTGACACCAAGCAAGTCCACTCAGGATCAGGGAtgacatttaacatatttttcattttaaaaaataacaaatctacCAGAATCACCCAAAAAGACAAGTACCTTGCCTCTTCTAATAAAAAAGGTCTATTTACATGTCTTCTGACACATAGGCATGTATCAGAATGGGTATTCACTATGATTAATTAGTTTAAAAAGTCTTTACAAATTAAAAGCTACATTTCCCCTTAAGAGATTTATCAAGTTGCTAAAGTCCCAAAAGTAGAGATAGGTGAGATGAGGAGTTACAAACCACCTTCAAGAGGAACATTTTTAtgattagtaaatattttggttatgtaACATTATAGTTAGTAAACAGAATGAGATTTTAGtcttagaaaacatttttgtttttttcagacacagtctcactctgtagtcctggctagagtatagtggtgtcatctcagctcacagcaacctcaaactcctgggctcaagtaatccttctgcctcagcctcctgagtagctgggactacaggtatatgccaccatgacgagctaatttttttctatttttggtagagatggagtctcacttttgctcaggctggtctcaaactcctgacctcaagcaatcctccagcctcggcttcccagagtgttaggattacaggtgtgagccaccatacccagccagaaATGTTTTCAATCCAACTTTACCTAAaatttttcctatacttttttctgtttttagaattccatttccTTCTACAGTGAATGTGATCTTCTCAGAGTTCCCTTTTTATTACTGGACATACACAAAAGTGGAGTGACTACTATAATGAATTCTTATGATTGATTTTCTGAATCAAAAGAGACTTAAACTTTTCCTATAATATCAAAGACTATTGCTTTGCATTCTGATATGCTTTGTTGAGCTGGGGTTGAAAATTCCAAATAACCTGCAGATTCTCTTACCTGTGCCAAAGTCTGAGAGTCATTATTACTGATGTGCCCCTAACAGTGCTGGAGGTGACCCATCACTGTCCAACTTTTTACCTCCCTGAAAGTTGTCTCTGGGTTTCTTTAAAATCTGCAACACCCAGAGGAATGTCACACAGGTGAATGCCATCTGTTATGAGTAAGGGTGGGCACAAGGATGAGAAGCACTGATTTTGATGTCTTAATCTTTTTCCCTTGGTGCAAAGCCTCACCTGAGCCAGGGACAAGCAGCAAAAGAAATGTCGGCCAGCACAGCGTTGCCCCTCTGAGGGTGGCAGAGGGGCATCCTCTGCCTGGGCAGCTCTTCACTTTTGGAGGTCTTAACCAGTGGAAGGCAGCACAGTACAGAACTGCCTCACCTTCTCAGTCCTCCACACTCAGCTATATTCTGGCTCAATACAGTCTTCTGTTCAGAGTCAGTATCTAAAGCATGGCCACAGGTCATAA
The Microcebus murinus isolate Inina chromosome 11, M.murinus_Inina_mat1.0, whole genome shotgun sequence genome window above contains:
- the ZBED3 gene encoding zinc finger BED domain-containing protein 3 yields the protein MEESRGPSPGLAPAPPGRLGAPYSEAWGYFHLAPARPGHASGHWATCRLCGQQVGRGPGFHAGTSALWRHLRSAHRRELEGSAARCSPPAAPCPPPCPAEGDWARLLEQMGALAVRGSRRERELERREAAVEQGERALERRRRALREEERAVAQARRELQAEREALQARLRELSLREGAMGWPAASPPAPLKEEPEGDRDGCVITKVLL